A DNA window from Xyrauchen texanus isolate HMW12.3.18 chromosome 6, RBS_HiC_50CHRs, whole genome shotgun sequence contains the following coding sequences:
- the LOC127645378 gene encoding regulator of G-protein signaling 21-like isoform X1, giving the protein MPTILSLSTDMHKMNNKDQSVNPRRLDRWLFRFPLAERLNPTETLLWSQSLENLLKSKYGMASFHSFLKSEFSDENIEFWRVCEDFKKIRSASRLTSRAKKIFEHYVKAEAPKEINIDHRTRELIKQNVQAPTKVCFDEAQEIVFGLMEKDSYPRFLRSDIYKSLLESVR; this is encoded by the exons ATGCCAACCATACTGTCACTTTCAACAGACATGCACAAAATGAACAATAAGGATCAATCTGTAAACCCCAG GAGACTAGACAGGTGGCTGTTCCGTTTCCCATTGGCAGAAAG ATTGAACCCTACTGAAACCCTGCTATGGTCCCAATCATTGGAAAACcttctgaaatcaaaat ATGGCATGGCAAGTTTCCACTCCTTCCTCAAGTCCGAATTCAGCGATGAGAACATTGAATTTTGGCGGGTTTGTGAAGACTTCAAAAAAATCAGGAGTGCTTCCAGGCTGACCTCAAGGGCCAAGAAGATATTTGAGCATTACGTCAAGGCAGAAGCTCCCAAAGAG ATAAACATCGACCACAGAACGAGAGAGCTCATCAAACAGAATGTTCAAGCTCCCACTAAAGTGTGTTTCGATGAAGCGCAGGAGATTGTCTTTGGACTTATGGAGAAGGATTCATATCCCAGGTTTCTTCGCTCAGACATCTACAAATCCCTTCTAGAATCTGTCAGATAG
- the LOC127645378 gene encoding regulator of G-protein signaling 21-like isoform X2 has protein sequence MPTILSLSTDMHKMNNKDQSVNPRLDRWLFRFPLAERLNPTETLLWSQSLENLLKSKYGMASFHSFLKSEFSDENIEFWRVCEDFKKIRSASRLTSRAKKIFEHYVKAEAPKEINIDHRTRELIKQNVQAPTKVCFDEAQEIVFGLMEKDSYPRFLRSDIYKSLLESVR, from the exons ATGCCAACCATACTGTCACTTTCAACAGACATGCACAAAATGAACAATAAGGATCAATCTGTAAACCCCAG ACTAGACAGGTGGCTGTTCCGTTTCCCATTGGCAGAAAG ATTGAACCCTACTGAAACCCTGCTATGGTCCCAATCATTGGAAAACcttctgaaatcaaaat ATGGCATGGCAAGTTTCCACTCCTTCCTCAAGTCCGAATTCAGCGATGAGAACATTGAATTTTGGCGGGTTTGTGAAGACTTCAAAAAAATCAGGAGTGCTTCCAGGCTGACCTCAAGGGCCAAGAAGATATTTGAGCATTACGTCAAGGCAGAAGCTCCCAAAGAG ATAAACATCGACCACAGAACGAGAGAGCTCATCAAACAGAATGTTCAAGCTCCCACTAAAGTGTGTTTCGATGAAGCGCAGGAGATTGTCTTTGGACTTATGGAGAAGGATTCATATCCCAGGTTTCTTCGCTCAGACATCTACAAATCCCTTCTAGAATCTGTCAGATAG